In Labrus mixtus chromosome 13, fLabMix1.1, whole genome shotgun sequence, a single genomic region encodes these proteins:
- the lmln gene encoding leishmanolysin-like peptidase, giving the protein MEPRLIGDGKPSVSWILCPVLVFSVLAVVVSCHGTCRHRVPAPDEVVHHVYLKPQRLTKRSSPENLQLKIKIIYDYSVDLLPADKRRLVKDKLFPQAIDYLQRAFSVRRRVGPVLLSRQCATNQYLRKRDDPHRYCQDACADVTRCGPVLVPQHHLQQCKVCSESGKSCGPSGPPDGPGVAGSDFVLYVSGITTERCGQENIVAYAAYCQLEAELDRPIAGYANLCPAMISSQPQEFEGMLSTVKHEIIHALGFSAGLFAFYHDDEGRPLTPRFTSGLPAFNESLGLYQWSDAVIRRVSRLWDIRGGSMVRHQVHVLVTPRVVEEARRHFNCPILEGMELENQGGTGTELNHWEKRLLENEAMTGSHTQNRVFSRLTLAIMEDSGWYRANYSLAQRLDWGRGLGCDFVMKSCKFWMDRQRQRRHAVTPFCDTVRASPLQLTCRQDQLAVAVCNLQKYPQELPLEYQYFDRIPDVSADQLSLFGGAVEIADFCPFSQEFSWHLSGEYQRNSYCRVTENQPDWWRNYGAEQYGPDSVCLYQKSAFVMEQCTRKMTYPDWGSGCYKVLCSPQGLTVYVQDRSFLCVRKGQLLSVSVRVNDWVYNGVLVCPACTSFCEDCPLPHQIPPINASRSNPIDPCSSSPGLAFTLWLLLLNLLPLVAGLLLCDCS; this is encoded by the exons ATGGAGCCGAGGCTGATCGGGGATGGGAAGCCGTCCGTGTCCTGGATCCTCTGCCCTGTCCTCGTCTTCTCCGTCCTGGCCGTGGTCGTGAGCTGCCATGGGACGTGCAGACACCGAGTCCCCGCTCCCGACGAG GTCGTCCATCATGTTTACCTGAAGCCTCAGCGTCTGACTAAGAGAAGCTCTCCTGAAAACCTTCAGCTGAAGATAAAAATAATCTACGACTACAGCGTGGACCT actTCCTGCAGACAAGAGACGACTGGTGAAG gataAGCTGTTTCCTCAGGCCATCGATTACCTGCAGAGAGCCTTCAGCGTGAGGCGCAGAGTCGGGCCGGTGCTGCTCAGCAG ACAATGTGCGACCAACCAGTACCTGAGGAAGAGAGATGACCCTCACCGATACTGTCAGGACGCCTGTGCAGACGTCACGCGCTGTGGCCCTGTCCTTGTGCCACAGCACCACCTGCAG CAATGTAAGGTGTGCAGTGAATCAGGGAAGTCGTGTGGCCCCTCGGGACCCCCGGACGGACCCGGAGTGGCGGGGTCTGACTTTGTGCTCTACGTCAGCGGCATCACCACGGAGCGCTGCGGGCAGGAAAACATCGTGGCCTACGCTGCGTACTGCCAGCTGGAGGccgagctggacag ACCTATAGCCGGCTATGCCAACCTGTGTCCCGCCATGATCTCGTCTCAGCCTCAGGAGTTTGAAGGGATGCTCTCCACTGTCAAACACGAGATCATCCACGCTCTG GGGTTTTCAGCTGGTCTGTTTGCCTTCTATCACGACGATGAAGGCAGACCTCTGACTCCTCGCTTCACCAGCGGCCTGCCCGCCTTCAACGAGAG tctgggTCTGTACCAGTGGAGCGATGCAGTGATAAGGAGGGTCAGCCGGCTGTGGGACATCAGAGGAGGATCAATGGTTCGACACCAGGTCCACGTCCTCGTCACTCCTCGGGTCGTG GAGGAGGCGAGGAGACATTTTAACTGTCCCATCCTGGAGGGGATGGAGCTGGAGAACCAGGGCGGGACGGGGACCGAACTGAACCACTGGGAGAAGAGACTTCtggag AACGAGGCGATGACAGGCTCCCACACTCAGAACCGGGTGTTCTCTCGGCTCACGCTGGCCATCATGGAGGACAGCGGCTGGTACCGGGCTAACTACAGTCTGGCTCAGAGGCTGGACTGGGGCCGCGGCCTCGGCTGTGACTTTGTCATGAAGAGCTGCAAGTTCTGgatggacagacagagacagag GCGACACGCTGTGACTCCGTTCTGCGACACGGTGCGAGCGTCTCCTCTGCAGCTCACCTGCAGACAGGACCAGCTGGCTGTGGCCGTCTGCAACCTGCAGAAATATCCCCAGGAGCTGCCGCTGGAGTACCAG tattttgACAGGATCCCCGACGTGTCAGCTGATCAGTTGTCGTTGTTCGGCGGTGCGGTGGAGATTGCAGATTTCTGTCCGTTCAGTCAGGAGTTCAGCTGGCACCTGAGCGGAGAATATCAGAGGAACTCGTACTGCAGAGTGACCGAGAACCAGCCGg actgGTGGAGGAACTACGGGGCGGAGCAGTACGGTCCCGACTCGGTGTGCTTGTACCAGAAGTCGGCGTTCGTTATGGAGCAGTGCACGAGGAAGATGACTTACCCAGACTGGGGCTCCGGCTGCTACAAG gtgctgTGCTCGCCACAGGGCCTGACCGTGTACGTTCAGGACCGTTCCTTCCTCTGCGTTCGTAAAGGTCAGCTGCTGAGCGTCAGCGTGCGGGTCAACGACTGGGTTTATAACGGCGTGCTCGTCTGCCCCGCCTGCACCAGCTTCTGTGAAGACTGCCCCCTCCCCCACCAGATCCCGCCCATCAACGCCTCCAGGAGCAACCCCATTG acccCTGCTCCAGCTCTCCAGGTCTGGCCTTCACTCTGTGGCTCCTCTTGCTCAACCTGCTTCCTCTAGTGGCCGGACTGCTACTCTGCGACTGCAGCTGA
- the lacc1 gene encoding purine nucleoside phosphorylase LACC1 produces the protein MSVHVLIDLIYGCYPACTGESLREESESGSRVFLLCGERYRNSNNISKLSSCSSSSSNGRKNACVLDSASTAESLYRFKETLDQLDQSSVRVITSPRGRQVLQMYQQLLFTAVYTFEYKVVDLTCASCTESAHKDSPDDVGEDVTAFVRQLPALRGELRVLRSTLIPECFGHGFSTRGGGVSSIPTMSSLNLFSSRRRRDPIAVVTENRRRLALHAGFHSEQFRLVKVNHASDVWVLGKEEPESYDAMVTNQTGVVIAAPGADCMPILFADPVTKVVGVAHAGWKGTLMGVAMATVEAMVREFGCRVSDILVAVGPSVGACCFTLFRDQALDFHSIHPDCVPDPESKTPHVNIRLANRLLLQCGGVLPENIHDDTVTERPSVTPCTSCHPELFFSHRRDGMEFGTQVGNLWIRETGTRV, from the exons ATGTCTGTGCACGTGCTGATAGACCTGATCTACGGCTGCTACCCCGCGTGCACCGGTGAGTCTCTACGGGAGGAGTCCGAGTCAGGCTCGCGGGTTTTCCTGCTGTGTGGGGAGCGTTACCGGAActcaaacaacatttcaaagctGAGCtcgtgcagcagcagcagcagtaatgGTAGAAAAAACGCATGCGTGCTGGACTCGGCCTCCACAGCAGAAAGTTTGTACCGGTTTAAAGAGACCCTGGACCAGCTGGACCAGAGCTCGGTCCGGGTCATCACGTCCCCGCGGGGGCGACAGGTGCTGCAGATGTACCAGCAGCTACTTTTTACCGCCGTGTACACATTCGAGTACAAGGTGGTCGACCTCACCTGTGCCAGCTGCACAGAATCTGCCCACAAGGACTCACCTGATGACGTAGGAGAAGACGTGACCGCGTTTGTGCGGCAGCTTCCGGcgctgagaggagagctgagaGTCCTCAGGTCTACCCTGATCCCAG AATGTTTCGGTCACGGCTTCAGCACACGTGGTGGCGGCGTGTCCTCGATCCCGACCATGTCCTCGTTGAACCTATTCAGCAGCCGCCGGAGGAGGGACCCCATCGCCGTGGTGACGGAGAACAGACGCCGGCTGGCCCTCCACGCTGGTTTCCATTCTGAGCAGTTCCGTCTGGTCAAG GTCAATCACGCCTCTGACGTTTGGGTTTTGGGGAAAGAGGAGCCGGAGAGTTATGACGCCATGGTAACCAACCAGACCGGTGTGGTCATCGCCGCCCCGGGAGCCGACTGCATGCCGATCCTGTTCGCCGACCCTGTGACTAAAGTGGTAGGAGTCGCACATGCAG GATGGAAAGGCACCCTGATGGGGGTTGCCATGGCGACGGTGGAGGCCATGGTGAGAGAGTTTGGTTGCCGTGTGAGTGACATCCTGGTTGCCGTGGGACCGTCGGTGGGGGCGTGTTGTTTCACTCTGTTCAGAGATCAGGCGCTCGACTTTCACAGCATCCACCCCGACTGTGTCCCCGACCCCGAGTCAAAGACGCCGCACGTCAACATCCGGCTCGCCAACAG ACTCCTCCTCCAGTGTGGCGGCGTGCTGCCGGAGAACATCCACGACGACACGGTGACAGAGCGTCCGTCTGTGACCCCCTGCACCTCCTGTCACCCCGAGCTCTTCTTCTCTCACCGCAGAGACGGGATGGAGTTCGGCACTCAAGTGGGCAACCTGTGGATCAGAGAGACGGGGACACGGGTGTGA